CCACCTCACGTTCACGTCTCCGCTCACAGCTCCGCCCGCGCGCGGGCGGCGTGATCGCTCACGTCCACGCCCCTGCGGTGGGCGTAGAGGACGGCGGCGGCCTCGATCGTGAGGCCGAGGTCCGACTGGAGGGCGTTGATGCCCGCGACGGCCTCCTGCTTCGCCTCGCCCGAATCGACGAGCGCGTCGAGGAGCCGCTGAAACGTGCTCCGGCGCTGGATGATGGACTCGTCCGGGCGGAAATCGTCGGGGATCGATTCGTCGTCCGCGTCGAACGCGACGACGAGGTCGCCGTCCTCGCGGATGAGGAGCCCCTCGCTGACGGCCACGTCGAGGAGCCGCTTGGCCTGATCGGGCGAGAACCAGTCGCGGTCGAGCGAGAGGGCGACGACGAACTCGCTCTCGGCGATGCGCTCGCGCCCTCTCGCGCGAAACGGTGCGGCGACGGCCTGCCGGAGACTCATTGATGGGGGAGGCGTCGCCGGCGTCCTAACACTGTCGGTCCGCATCGAGCGTTTTAAGCACCTCTCGGGACACTCCACCGTATGAAGTTCCAGGGACGCTCCCGGACCAAGCGTACCGGCGGTCGACGCCGCCCGATCCGCAAGAAGCGCAAGCACGAACTCGGCGCGACCCCGACGGAGACCCGCGTCGGCGACGCGAAACTCAAGACCGTCGACACGCGCGGCGGCAACGTGAAGGTCCGCGCGATCTCCACGGACGTGGCGAGCGTGGCGACGGACGACGGCGTCGTCTCGGCCACCATCAACGGCGTCACGCGGAACGACGCCAACCCGAACTACGTCCGCCGAAACATCATCACCAAGGGTGCCGTCATCGACACGTCCGCCGGAACGGCCCGCGTCACCTCCCGCCCCGGACAGGACGGGCAGGTCAACGCCGTCCTCGTGGACGACCAGTAGGTCCGTTCGGTTCTCCTTCGTCTCCTTCCGCCACCCGTTCTAGCTCCTGATCCGAGCGTCGTCGGCGCAGAGGACGGGTCGGTGCGACGATCGAGCACGGTCGAGCAGGTGTAACGAGCGCGCTCGAGAAGCAGCCGGCTTCGGTCGGTGCGTAGACGGCGACGGCTACAGCTACGGCTTCGGTGCGGCCTTCTGCAGCGCCGTCTCGGCGATGTTGCCACCGTAGTCCGCGCTCCTGCCGAGCGAGTCCACGACGAGACCGAGCAGCTGGGCCTGTTGGGGGTCGAGTTCGCGGATGAGCTTGTCGACCTCGCGGGCCCGCTTGTCGATCTCGTCTACGCGTTCGCGGGCCTCGTTGGCGAGGCGGGTCGCGCGCTCGGAATCGTCCTCGAGGAGCGCGTCCATCGCCGTCTCGGTGACGTTTCCCGCCTCGGCGAGCAGTTCCTGGAGCCCGTCTGCGGCCTCCTCGGGAGTCGCGTCCAGTTCGAGGGCGTGCTCCGCGACCTTCGTCGCGTGGTCGGCGATGCGCTCGAGTTGCCGGGCGCTCGAGTGGTAGTCGAAGCAGACCTCGCGACCGAGACCGACCTCGGTGGCGGTGCTCGGATCGCGCAGGACGGACCGGAACACCCGAGAGGTCATGTACCACAGGCGATCGACGTCGTCGTCGCGCTCGATGACGTCCTGGGCGAGGTCGTCGTCGTCCTCGATCAGCGCCGTGACGGCGTCGTTGAGCATGCTGAGCGCGACCAGGCGCATCCGCGTGATCGCGTTGATGATCGAGAGTTCGGAGGAGTCGAGGAGGTCCTGAAGGATGATGTGCTCGCTCGTCTCCCCGATGACCTCGAGGCCGACGAGCCGCTGGGCGGCATCGCGGATCGCGCGACGCTGGGAGGCGGTGACGCGCGCCGTCTCGAGGTTGATGATGTCGAACCCGCTGACGTACATCGTCATCACCGCCCGCATCAGCTCCCTCCCCTCCAGGTTCGTGATGTCGAGGGTCCCCTCGGTCCGCCGCTCCTCGGCCTTCGGCGTCAACAGGAGCGAGTCGTCCTCGGGGTAGAACTCGACGACGCTCCCGGCGCTGATGCCGTTGTCGGTCGCCCACGTCTTCGGAAGCGAGACGGTGTACGTCGAACCCCCCGTCACCTGCACCTTGCGCGTTTCCATGGTCCGGTGTCGAGAGCGGTGGGCCATAAATCAATCCATTTCTATATATCGGGTGGCAGTCTACTGTCTCGACATGTCACCAGGGTATACCTCGTCCGAAGTACGGACGAATCAGGGCCACCGTTCGATCGATTCCAGAGACTCCTCGAACGCCGACGATCACGCCGTCTCGTTCGGTATCGTCGGAGTATGCTGTCATATATACTCACACTACTCGGTAGGGACGTCAACGCGAGGGTATTTATTTCGGGAGCGCGCCCACAGGCATATGAACGATACGTCCGTGGTGGTACGCTGATGGCGCGACAGGGATACCAGGAGAAGCTGTCTTCGCTCCGCGAAGACGTGCTCTACATGAGCGAAGTGGTCTCCGAACGACTCCGGATGGGTCTCTCCGCCCTCGAATCGAAGGACCGCGACCTCGCGATGGAGGTCATCCAGGGCGACGACGAGGTCAACGAACTCTACCTCGACCTGGAAGGCCAGTGTATCGACCTCCTCGCGCTGCAACAACCCGTGGCGGGCGACCTCCGGTTCATCGCCTCGTCGTTCAAGATCATCACCGACCTCGAACGCATCGCCGACCTCGCGACCAACCTCGGGACCTACACCCTCGACGCGAAGCGTGACGTCTACCCCGACGTCGACGTTCAGGGGATCGGCCAGATGACCCTCGAGATGATCGAGAACGCCATGGACGCCTACGAGGCCGAGGACGCCGACGCCTGCTTCGCCATCGCGGAGCGGGACGACGACCTCGACCGCCTCTGCGAGCGCGCCTCCGAGACCGTCGTCAGGGACCTGATCGAGACGGAGTCGGTCGACAGGGACGACGAGGAGATCGAGACGCTCATGCAGGACGTCTCGCGCCTCCTGCTCACGGTTCGCGACCTCGAACGCGTCGGCGACCACGCCGTCAACATCGCCGCCCGCACCCTCTACATGGTGGAGAACAGCGACGAACTGATCTATTAAAACCCACCTTTTACTCCGCCACCTTTTGCTGCGCTCGCGCGCCAGCGACCGCGAAGCGGGTCGCTGGCGGCTCCCTGGCAAAAGCTGGATCAAAACCCTCCTCACCCCCTCGCTGCGCTCGGGGGTTCGTCGGTCCGCTCGCTCGGCCTTCGGCCTCGCTCACGGGTGCCGCGCTGGTGCCATCGGTGGTGTTCAGGTCGGTAGGGTGGTCTTGCCGGTCCGTACTTTTATAACCGAGAACGGGACCAGAGACCTCCGTGACGTGAAAATCGTCGCGGGGCGCTCGCGGGTGCGCGACGCCACGCCCCGCGAACCGGACACCCCGCCGCGGCGTCGCCTGCACTCCAGGGTGTCGTTCAGCGCACGCAGAGTGTGCGGTATCGAGTCGAGACCGTCACTCTACGCGGTTCGCCACCGTCCCCTCCGCACCCGCCAGGAGCGCCCCGAGAGCGACGCAGCCGGCCAGCAGGGAGAGGGCCGCCGACCAGCCGGCTCGCGTCGCGACGCTCCCGACGACGACCCCGCCGAGCGACCCGACGAGGATGTAGACGGTGCGGACGAGACCGAACCCGACGCCCCGTTCGTCCGCGTTGAGGGTGTCGACGATGCGGGACTGGACCGGCGGGCTCCACGTCATTCCGACGCCGACGAGGCAGGTCGCGAGCGCCGCGGCGACGAGATCCGTCCGGACCGCCAGCAGCACGTACCCGAACGCCCCGGCGGCGAGCGCCGAGACCGTCGTCGAGCCGCGTCCGATCTCGTCGGAGAGCCACCCGACCGCGGGCTGGCCGATGGTCAGCACCGCGAAGTAGAGGGCGAACAGCGCGCCCGCGGTCGCGGGCGCGAATCCGTGGTGCTCCTCCAGCACCGCGAGTAGGAACGAGAAGGTCGCCACGTCGGCGAACTGGCCGAGCGACGCGATCCCGGTCGCGAGCGCGAGGTCGCGGCGGGAGAGCAACTCGACGAGCGCGGCGACGTCGGGGCGCGGTCGAGCCGTCCCTCCGTCGGTGCGAGGGACTGGTCGAACCAGCGCCGCGAACCCCACGAGCACCGGAACCGCGACGACGGCTCCGAGCGCAAGCGCGACCCGCCACCCGAACTGAACGCCGACGAGCGCGACGACGGGGGCGGTGAGGCCGACCGCCTGCCCCCCGATCCGATGGACGCCGATCGCCCGCCCCGTCTCCGCGTGGAGATTCGTCAGAAGGGTCGTCGCCGGGGTGTAGTAGACGCCGGTCGCGAGACCGAGGAGGGTCATGGCCAGGACGAACGTGATCGGGCTCGGAGCCAGCGCCAACCCCAGGCTGCCGATCGCGGTGGCCGCCAGCGATCCGAGGACGACGCGACGCTCGCCGACACGGTCCCCGAGCATCCCGCTCGGCAACTGTACGAGGGCGTACCCGGCGGTCATCGCGGTGAACCCGACGCCGAGGACGCCGGTCGTCGTCCCCAGACCGTCAGTCACGGACGGTACGAGCGGACTGACGACGAACTCGCTGAAGCGCGTCCCGAAGTACGCGAGCGCGCAGAGGGCGAGCGCGGTGTCGCGGGAACGCCAGTCCATCGAACGTCCGGCGAGATACCGAGCTTCGCGACAAAAGCGTTGCTAGAACTAACTAACAGACCGGCGCTACCACCGGCTTCTTCGCCGTGGCACGAGCGCGTCGTTCCGCGAGCGACCGCAGGGAGCGAGTGGGCCAAGGAACCCCCGAAGGAGCGAAGCGACTGAGGGGGTGACGCGGGCTTTTGGTCCAGATTTTGCCAGCGGGGGTCCTTCGGACCCCCGCGCGGCAAAAGGTGGGTTCCTATTGGAAGCCGATACGGCCGCTCTGGCGCTCCGGGGTGCGCTGACCGCCGCGGAACTGGTCGGCGATGTCCTCGTAGTACGAGCGGATCTCCTCGGAGATGGTCGGTCGGACCGACTCCATCGCCTGGCGGAAGTGGCGCATCTCGACCTCGTCGGCGTCGTGGTCCTCGCGGAGCGCCTCGATGGCCGCCTCGCGGCATATGCTCTCCAGGTCCGAGCCGACGTACCCGCCCGTCAGCTCCGCGAGTTCGCGCAGACTCACGTCCGGCGCGAGCGGCGTGTTCTGCGAGTGGATGCGGAAGATCTCCTCGCGGCCCTCGAGTTCCGGCTCGCCGATGAAGACGAGGCGGTCGAAGCGACCCGAGCGGATGAGCGCCGGGTCGATCATGTCCGGGCGGTTGGTCGCGCCGATGACCATAACGTCCTCCATCTCCTCCAGCCCGTCGAGTTCAGTCAGCAACTGGTTGACGACGCGCTCGGAGACGTTCGAGCCGACGTCGCCGCCGCGACCGGGCGCGAGGGAGTCGAGTTCGTCGAAGAACACGACCGTCGGGGAGACCTGCCGCGCCTTGCGGAACGTCTGGCGGATGGCCTTCTCGGACTCCCCGACCCACTTCGAGAGCAACTGCGGGCCGCGCACCGAGATGAAGTTCGCGTTCGTCTCGTTGGCGACGGCCTTCGCCATCAGCGTCTTGCCCGTCCCCGGCGGGCCGTAGAGCAGCACGCCCGACGGCGGGGTGATGCCCATGCGCTCGAACCGCTCCGGGTTGTTCATCGGCCACTCGACGGACTCCTGGACCTGCTGTTTCGCGTCGGCGAGGCCGCCGACGTCGTCCCAGGTCATCTTCGGGAGTTCGACGAGCACCTCCCGCATGGCGCTGGGGTCGACCTCCGCGAGCGCGCCGCGGAAGTCCTCCCGCTTGATGATCATCTTGTCGATGAGGCTGGGCGGGATGTCCTCCTCGTCGAGGTCGATCTCGGGGAGGTACCGCCTGAGGGCCTTCATCGCCGCCTCCTTCGTCAGGGACTCGATGTCGGCCCCGACGAAGCCGTGGGTCTCGTCCGCGAGGTGGTCGAGGCTCACGTCGTCGGAGAGGGGCATCCCGCGGGTGTGGATCTGGAGGATCTCCTTGCGCCCGATCTCGTCGGGGACGCCGATCTCGATCTCGCGGTCGAACCGGCCGGGGCGGCGCAGCGCGGGATCGACGCTGTCGACGCGGTTCGTGGCGGCGATGACGATGACCTGTCCACGCGATTCGAGGCCGTCCATCATCGTCAACAGCTGGGCGACGACGCG
The Halomarina pelagica DNA segment above includes these coding regions:
- a CDS encoding DUF2240 family protein produces the protein MSLRQAVAAPFRARGRERIAESEFVVALSLDRDWFSPDQAKRLLDVAVSEGLLIREDGDLVVAFDADDESIPDDFRPDESIIQRRSTFQRLLDALVDSGEAKQEAVAGINALQSDLGLTIEAAAVLYAHRRGVDVSDHAARARAEL
- a CDS encoding 30S ribosomal protein S8e, coding for MKFQGRSRTKRTGGRRRPIRKKRKHELGATPTETRVGDAKLKTVDTRGGNVKVRAISTDVASVATDDGVVSATINGVTRNDANPNYVRRNIITKGAVIDTSAGTARVTSRPGQDGQVNAVLVDDQ
- a CDS encoding phosphate signaling complex PhoU family protein → METRKVQVTGGSTYTVSLPKTWATDNGISAGSVVEFYPEDDSLLLTPKAEERRTEGTLDITNLEGRELMRAVMTMYVSGFDIINLETARVTASQRRAIRDAAQRLVGLEVIGETSEHIILQDLLDSSELSIINAITRMRLVALSMLNDAVTALIEDDDDLAQDVIERDDDVDRLWYMTSRVFRSVLRDPSTATEVGLGREVCFDYHSSARQLERIADHATKVAEHALELDATPEEAADGLQELLAEAGNVTETAMDALLEDDSERATRLANEARERVDEIDKRAREVDKLIRELDPQQAQLLGLVVDSLGRSADYGGNIAETALQKAAPKP
- the phoU gene encoding phosphate signaling complex protein PhoU, encoding MARQGYQEKLSSLREDVLYMSEVVSERLRMGLSALESKDRDLAMEVIQGDDEVNELYLDLEGQCIDLLALQQPVAGDLRFIASSFKIITDLERIADLATNLGTYTLDAKRDVYPDVDVQGIGQMTLEMIENAMDAYEAEDADACFAIAERDDDLDRLCERASETVVRDLIETESVDRDDEEIETLMQDVSRLLLTVRDLERVGDHAVNIAARTLYMVENSDELIY
- a CDS encoding MFS transporter; the encoded protein is MDWRSRDTALALCALAYFGTRFSEFVVSPLVPSVTDGLGTTTGVLGVGFTAMTAGYALVQLPSGMLGDRVGERRVVLGSLAATAIGSLGLALAPSPITFVLAMTLLGLATGVYYTPATTLLTNLHAETGRAIGVHRIGGQAVGLTAPVVALVGVQFGWRVALALGAVVAVPVLVGFAALVRPVPRTDGGTARPRPDVAALVELLSRRDLALATGIASLGQFADVATFSFLLAVLEEHHGFAPATAGALFALYFAVLTIGQPAVGWLSDEIGRGSTTVSALAAGAFGYVLLAVRTDLVAAALATCLVGVGMTWSPPVQSRIVDTLNADERGVGFGLVRTVYILVGSLGGVVVGSVATRAGWSAALSLLAGCVALGALLAGAEGTVANRVE
- a CDS encoding CDC48 family AAA ATPase translates to MNEVQLEVAKAYPNDSGRGIARLDPDTLLHLKLSPGDIIEIEGGDRTAAKVWRADRQDWNTDTVRIDGFTRQNADVGIGERVTIRKAEATKADRLVLAPPEEASVQFGSDAAGMVKRQILKRPVVERDIVPVMSSTNHPFMRSPGQAIPLIAVETEPEGVVLITEDTEVELREEPISGFEKTGGGITYEDIGGLQGEIQRVREMVELPMKHPQIFKKLGIEPPQGVLLHGPPGTGKTLLAKAVANETSASFFSIAGPEIISKYYGESEQQLREIFEDASEESPSIIFIDELDSIAPKREDVTGEVERRVVAQLLTMMDGLESRGQVIVIAATNRVDSVDPALRRPGRFDREIEIGVPDEIGRKEILQIHTRGMPLSDDVSLDHLADETHGFVGADIESLTKEAAMKALRRYLPEIDLDEEDIPPSLIDKMIIKREDFRGALAEVDPSAMREVLVELPKMTWDDVGGLADAKQQVQESVEWPMNNPERFERMGITPPSGVLLYGPPGTGKTLMAKAVANETNANFISVRGPQLLSKWVGESEKAIRQTFRKARQVSPTVVFFDELDSLAPGRGGDVGSNVSERVVNQLLTELDGLEEMEDVMVIGATNRPDMIDPALIRSGRFDRLVFIGEPELEGREEIFRIHSQNTPLAPDVSLRELAELTGGYVGSDLESICREAAIEALREDHDADEVEMRHFRQAMESVRPTISEEIRSYYEDIADQFRGGQRTPERQSGRIGFQ